The Pseudoalteromonas sp. N1230-9 genome segment TACTTCAGCTTGGTCTTGAGCACCTGGGAATGTGATTTGCTCGAAAGATGGTGAGTTACCTGAGTAAAGCTCATCAACTGTCGGCGCACGGAATGCTGTTGAAACAACGCTACGTAGCATTAATTCATCGTTTGCTTTCCATGTTAAACCTAGTTTCCACGTTTCGTCAGAACCAAATGTGCTGTAATCAAACGCACGGATAGCAGCGCTTAGCTCAACATTTTGTGCAAATGGTGCATCTGCTAATAGTGGTAATGCAAACTCAACATATGCTTCATTTACGTCAAAGCCACCTGCTGTTGGTTCAACTGGAGGATCATTTGCCAAACCTTGTGCTGTTAGAGAATCTGGTGTGTACCATGCTTTCTCTTGACGACGCTCAATACCTGCAGCGAATGCAGCGTAACCAGCTGGCATTTCAAACATTTCGCCTGAAACAGATGCAGCTAGGATGAATAACTGGCTACCACCATTGTTTACTTCAGTGTAAACATTCTTACGGAAATCATCAGATACCCATGCAGATTGGTCTAATGGGTTGAAAGTACCTTCAAGAATTTGGTCTTGGATAGCACCCATGTTGTGAAGGTTGCTTAGCTTATCTACTGAGTCGTTACGACCGAAGTTAGCTGAAACGTCCCAAGAGTAATCACCGATGAAACCTTGTGCACCAACAACAGCACGTACAGTATCAACAGATTGTTCGAAGTAACGAGCACCTGTGTCAGACATACGACGACCGTAAGAAATCTTATCACCATATTGGTAATTTCTTTCTTGAGTCACGTAGCTGCCATCAGCATTTTTATCTAAGTAGCCGTCACCATCAAGATCAACACGCTCATCATAGCTTTGGCTAAGAAGTGCGTTACCCATGTTTTCAGTGTATTCGAAATCGAACCATACTGGTTGTGGAGCCATTTGTTGCTCTGACCAACGCTTAGTGTATGTGAATTCAGTGAATAACGACGTATCGTCAGATAATTCGTATGTCGCGATACCAGTAAGGTTTAAACGCTCCATTGGCGTGTAAAGGTAGCTAGCTGGTGAGTAGTTGTATGCATCAGCATTGCCATAGCGGTGATAATCACCACCACGACCTGTTACACCGCTGTCGTTGATAAGAGATACTGGCGTATCTTCACCTTTAGCGTTAACAGTTAGGCCTTTCTCGCCATTACCATTCCAAATGTGACCGCCTTCGTTGTATGAAGAACCAGTACAGTATAGGCCATTGCTACCTTCAGCTAGAGGACACTCAGAGAAGTCGCGGTCTGCTTGAGAAGCTTTACCACGGTCAGTGTACTGCATACCGATTACGATATTACCTTTATCGAAAGATGTACCTACAGTGAAGTCAATTGAGTTTTCTGTAGCATCGCCTTCGCCAGTGATCGCAGTATTTGCGTTCATGTCTAGGCCTTCGAAATCATCTTTAAGGATAATATTTACAACACCTGCTACTGCGTCAGTACCGTATACAGCTGATGCGCCATCTTTAAGTACTTCAACAGAACGGATCATTGAAACTGGGATAGTATTTAAGTCAACAGTCGATGCTGCGCCTGTACCAGAAGCGATCATACGACGACCGTTTACAAGTACTAATGTACGACTAGAACC includes the following:
- a CDS encoding TonB-dependent receptor, which encodes MKKSILGLAVVSAIPMLSSMQALAADDAAESIEKIQVTGSRIKRSDMENASPVTIIGADDIKAMGATSIDSVLQKMTATGGAMTNPGINNGSGGNARIDLRGLGSSRTLVLVNGRRMIASGTGAASTVDLNTIPVSMIRSVEVLKDGASAVYGTDAVAGVVNIILKDDFEGLDMNANTAITGEGDATENSIDFTVGTSFDKGNIVIGMQYTDRGKASQADRDFSECPLAEGSNGLYCTGSSYNEGGHIWNGNGEKGLTVNAKGEDTPVSLINDSGVTGRGGDYHRYGNADAYNYSPASYLYTPMERLNLTGIATYELSDDTSLFTEFTYTKRWSEQQMAPQPVWFDFEYTENMGNALLSQSYDERVDLDGDGYLDKNADGSYVTQERNYQYGDKISYGRRMSDTGARYFEQSVDTVRAVVGAQGFIGDYSWDVSANFGRNDSVDKLSNLHNMGAIQDQILEGTFNPLDQSAWVSDDFRKNVYTEVNNGGSQLFILAASVSGEMFEMPAGYAAFAAGIERRQEKAWYTPDSLTAQGLANDPPVEPTAGGFDVNEAYVEFALPLLADAPFAQNVELSAAIRAFDYSTFGSDETWKLGLTWKANDELMLRSVVSTAFRAPTVDELYSGNSPSFEQITFPGAQDQAEVTVGGNSLLTPEEADTLTAGIVYDPEWLDGFSMTLDYYKIEIENAIASVNEQYIVDQCLATSNNANTTLCQSANISMDSTGRVKFNNQLQNIGSEETSGFDLNLTYSFEAAGLNWRAALDTTYLDEYVVTVLDDTVDYAGLITSGSGGYADLKSNFTLSARGESWDATYKARYIAGMDSYLCIDDSSCLAPTTPSVVYHDISGSYIVSDRVTLSAGVNNMFDKEPPYYSGNNDSNTDPYTYDVLGRRFHAGINVKF